The stretch of DNA CCCACCCGAAAATATCCCTCCAAGCGGTGGCACCCATAGGCCTCTCCCCAGGCCCACTCCGCCACCTCGGCCACTACGCAGCCCTAGCCAAACTCCCGAAGCAAGAACGGTGGAAAGGCATCCAACTGCACCGCCTCCGCTTCACCGTCCAACCGTTCTTCCAGGGCCGCCACCACGCCGCAGCATTGCAGCGCGCCCTCATCCCCATCGTCGGCACAATCCGCGAAGACTTCGCGTTCGACGTCATCGACGTCTGGTTCATCTTCCCCGACGCCCCGCCGCCATCGCGCTCGGCCGGCGCTACGACGTCCCCGTCTCGATCAAGGCGCGCGGATCCGACATCCACCATTGGGGCAACGCGCCCGCCACCGCCGCCCAGGTCCGCGACGCAGGCGGCGACGCCGCGGGCATGCTCGCGGTCAGCGCCGCGATGAAGGCCTACATGGTCGCGATGGGACTGCCCGCCGACCGTATCCGCGTCCACAACACCGGCGTCGACCAGGACCGCTTCCACCCCATCGACCGCGCAGCGCCCAAGGCAGCACTCGGCATCTTCGGCCCGCTCCGAAGTCCCCAGGCTGATCGCAACCGCCGACGTCACCGCGCTAGTGTCGAGTTCGGAGGGCCTCGCCAACGCCTGGATCGAGTCGTTCGCCTGCGGCACCCCGATCGTCATCACCGACGTCGGCGGCGCGCACCACATGGTGACATCAGCCGAAGCAGGCCGCGTAACGATCGCCGACCCGCTAGCGTTCGCCGCCGCGATCGGCACGCTCTTGGCCGACCCACCATCGCCCCAGGCGACCCGCGCCACGGTCGCCAGTTTCACCTGGGAAACCAACACCGCCGCACTCTACGAACACCTCGCGACGCTAGCCGCGAGACGCTTCTAAACAACCCTCCCCCGCGGGGGGGGATCAACAGTCTCAGATCAGCCCTCGAGCGGGTACAGCGCCGCCACGATCCAACGCCCTTCGCCACGCAACACCGCCCAAGCCCGAGCGGCAGCACGGCTGTCCATAGCCTCGATCCCGAACCCTCGCGCCTCGACCGCCCGCTTGAAAGCAAGCGGCGGCTGACGCAGCGCGGAACCGGTCCCCAGCAAGAGAAATTCCGGCGCCGGATCCAGCGCCAGCAACGCCGCAACATCCGCCTCGCCGAGCGCCTCGAACGCCGGTGGCTCCCAGCCGTCCGCGCGCTCGGGACTGATCGACAACGCGGTGTAATAGCCGTCGTCGACCTTGAACCCAGCCGGACCGATCGCCGAGATTATCGGCCCATCGGTCTTCTCGCGGTCCATCCTCATAACGCCACCGTTTTGGTCAAATAACGTCCGTCATCCCCGCGGAGGCGGGGACTCAGATTGGCAACCGCCAGCGACTCGATCGAGACGGCAGCCACTATGGGTTCCCGCCTGCGCGGAATGACAGGGGCGTGGAAATCAACGCTCGACCTTTGGACCCACGCGCTCCGCCCCGTCTTGGACGCCGCCTTTGCGCGGGGCAGGGTCGGCGCGCAGACCCAGCGTGATCAGCAGCGACGACGACACGTAGATCGACGAGTACGTCCCGACGACGATGCCCAGGATCATCGCCGCGGTGAACCCGCGCAGCACGTGGCCCCCGAGGATCAGCATCGCGAACAGCGCGAGCAGGATCGTCACCGAGGTCATCACGGTCCGCGGCAGCGTCTCGTTCACCGAAAGGTCGATGATCTCGCGCATGTCCATCTTCCGATACCGGCGCATGTTTTCGCGGATACGGTCGTCGATCACGATCTTGTCGTTGATTGAATAGGAGATGATCGTCAGCACCGCCGCGACGATGTTCAGGTCGAACTCGAACTGAGTCAGCGCGAAGAAACCGAGCGTCATCAACAGATCGTGGACGATCGCGACGACGGTCGAGACGCCGAACTGCCACTCGAACCGCACCACCGCGAACAATGCGATGCCGAGGATCGCGAGGCCGACGGCCAGCAAGCCCTTGTTGATCAGCTCGTCCGAAACCTTGCCCGAGATCGTGTCGTACTTCGAGAACGTCGCGCCGGGGAACTTCACGGCGAGGTCGTCCGACACCTTCTTGACGAGGCGGTTGGTCGCGCCTTCGTCACCGGCGGGGACGGGCAGGCGGATCGACAGCGTCTTGGGATCGCTGAACGACTGGATCGAGGCTTCGCCGACGCCGAGCCGGTCGACTTCGGTACGGACCGCGTCGATCGACGGCGCGGTTGCGAACTTCTCTTCGATCAGCACGCCGCCGACGAAGTCGACGCCCATGTTGAGGCCCTTGGTGACGACGAGTCCGGCCGCCAGCAACGACAGCAGCAGGGTCAGCCCGAACGCCCATTTGCGGAGTGAAACGAACTTCAGGTTCGTGTTGTCGGGTACGAGTTTCAGCAGGCGCATGGTAATCTCCCGCCTCAAATATTGATCGTGGTGGGGCGGTTCTTCCGCAGCCACAGCGCGACCATCATCCGGGTGAACGTGACGGCGGTGAACACCGAGGTGCAGATCCCGATCAACAGCACGACCGCGAAGCCCTTCACCGGACCCGAGCCGAGCAGCAGCATGATCACGCCGGTGATGGCGTGCGTCACGTTCGCCTCGAAGATCGTCCGGCTCGCTTCCTTGTAGCCGAGCTCGACCGACTGGACGACGCTACGCCCGCGTCGCCGCTCTTCGCGGATCCGCTCGTTGATCAGCACGTTGGCATCCACCGCGGTACCGATCGTCAGCACGAAGCCGGCGATACCGGGCAAGGTCAGCGTCGCGTTCAGCATCGCCATGACGGCGACGATGACTAGGATGTTGATGACCACCGCGAGGTTCGCATACAGGCCGAACCGGCCATAGGTCACGAACATGAACACGATCACGAGCAGCGCGGCGACGATCGACGCCAACACGCCCGCACGGATCGAATCCTTGCCGAGGTCGGGGCTGACGGTGCTCTCGGCGATCGTCTTCAGTGCGACCGGCAGCTTGCCCGATCGCAGCGTGATCGCCAGCGCGTTCGCCGACTCGACCGTGAAGTTGCCCGAGATCGACGCGCGCCCACCAAGGATCGGCTCGTTGATGTTCGGTGCGGAGATCACCGAATTGTCGAGGATGATCGCGAACGGCTTGCCGGTGTTCTCGGTCGTGACCTTGGCGAAGCGACGTCCGCCAACCGCGTTGAACGTGATCGCCACCTGCGGCGCGTTGGTCTGCGGCTCGAACTCCTGGCGCGCATCGGCGAGCTGATCGCCCGAGATGATCACCGAGCGCTTGACCGCGATGAACGGCACGCCCTGCGGATTGCCAGGGTAGGGGAGGACCTGGCTGCCGATCGGCGCGATGCCCTTGACCAGATCGGCCGGGTTCGCGGTCTCGTCGACCAGCTTGAATTCCAGCTTGGCGGTCTTGCCGAGCAGATCCTTCAGCGCCTGCGGGTTCTTCAACCCCGGCACCTGGACGACGATCCGAGTCGCGCCCTGGCGGACGATCGTCGGCTCCTTGGTGCCCAGTTCGTCGATGCGACGGCGGACGACTTCGGTCGCATCGTTCATCGCCGTGTCGATCGCCTGGGTCAGGCCGGCTTCGGTCGGCTTGAGCACGAAGCGGCTCGTGTCGACGACGTTGATGTCCCATTCGCGCTGGCCGCTCATGCCCGCGCCACCGCCGGTGATCGCCAGTAGGCGCTCGCGTGCCGCATCGACTTGGCTCGGGTCACGAAGCAGGAAGGTCAGCTGGCCGCCCCGCGTCGAAATATCCCCGATCTCGATCCGCGGCGTTCCGTTGCGCATCGTCCCCGCGACGCTGTCGCGCATCGCCTCGATCCGCGTCGCGGCGAGGTCGGCGGTATCCGCCTCGAGCAGCAGATAGCTGCCGCCGGCGAGATCCAGTCCGAGATTGACGCGGGAATGCGGGATCCACCCCCATTTGCTCGTGGTGCTCTCGGGGAGGAAACTCGGGACCGCCAGCAGGCACAATGCCACCAGCAACCCGATGATCGACCCGACCTTCCAGCGCGGAAAATCCAGCATCAGTCGTTTGCCG from Sphingomonas faeni encodes:
- a CDS encoding Mth938-like domain-containing protein, encoding MRMDREKTDGPIISAIGPAGFKVDDGYYTALSISPERADGWEPPAFEALGEADVAALLALDPAPEFLLLGTGSALRQPPLAFKRAVEARGFGIEAMDSRAAARAWAVLRGEGRWIVAALYPLEG
- the secD gene encoding protein translocase subunit SecD, whose product is MLDFPRWKVGSIIGLLVALCLLAVPSFLPESTTSKWGWIPHSRVNLGLDLAGGSYLLLEADTADLAATRIEAMRDSVAGTMRNGTPRIEIGDISTRGGQLTFLLRDPSQVDAARERLLAITGGGAGMSGQREWDINVVDTSRFVLKPTEAGLTQAIDTAMNDATEVVRRRIDELGTKEPTIVRQGATRIVVQVPGLKNPQALKDLLGKTAKLEFKLVDETANPADLVKGIAPIGSQVLPYPGNPQGVPFIAVKRSVIISGDQLADARQEFEPQTNAPQVAITFNAVGGRRFAKVTTENTGKPFAIILDNSVISAPNINEPILGGRASISGNFTVESANALAITLRSGKLPVALKTIAESTVSPDLGKDSIRAGVLASIVAALLVIVFMFVTYGRFGLYANLAVVINILVIVAVMAMLNATLTLPGIAGFVLTIGTAVDANVLINERIREERRRGRSVVQSVELGYKEASRTIFEANVTHAITGVIMLLLGSGPVKGFAVVLLIGICTSVFTAVTFTRMMVALWLRKNRPTTINI
- the secF gene encoding protein translocase subunit SecF, coding for MRLLKLVPDNTNLKFVSLRKWAFGLTLLLSLLAAGLVVTKGLNMGVDFVGGVLIEEKFATAPSIDAVRTEVDRLGVGEASIQSFSDPKTLSIRLPVPAGDEGATNRLVKKVSDDLAVKFPGATFSKYDTISGKVSDELINKGLLAVGLAILGIALFAVVRFEWQFGVSTVVAIVHDLLMTLGFFALTQFEFDLNIVAAVLTIISYSINDKIVIDDRIRENMRRYRKMDMREIIDLSVNETLPRTVMTSVTILLALFAMLILGGHVLRGFTAAMILGIVVGTYSSIYVSSSLLITLGLRADPAPRKGGVQDGAERVGPKVER